The sequence GTTCGCCGGGGACGACACGCCGCACGTGAGCGTGTGCGCCGAGGTCACAGGAATCTGAGGGACCCACCCGTCGAGTCGGACGGCCCCGGGAAGAGCCTCCGCCATACCGGTACGGCTCCCGGGAAGAGCCTCCGCCATACCGGTACGGCTTCTAGAAAGGCCCTCAGCCCTACCGGACGTCCCCGGGAAAAGGCAGCTCCGTACCGGAACGCCCCGGGAAGTCCGCCCGCCGTGGCGGGCGGTTCAGACGTCCTGCTGGAGCTGGGCGCGGCCCTCGGCCGCGCCCACGAAACGCATCATGCCCAGCGGGACCTCTGCCCCGGTGGACCCGGCGGACCCCGCAGGTCCGGCGGCCCCCGAGGGGCCCGCGGATCTGGCAGGGCCGGTGGACTTGGCAGACCCGGCGGCGGGGTCGGCGGGCGGGCGGCGGGAGGACCGGGCGGGGCCGCGGTCGCTCGGCAGGACGTAGGGGCGCCTGAGCACTTCGTCCAGGATGAAGACGGTCTCGGTGGCCTTGACCGCCGGGATGTTGGCCAGCCGGTCGGTCACCATCGCGTGCACGGCCGCGACGTCGGTCACCCGGACCTGGATCATCGCGTCGTGCTGGCCGGTGGTGATCGCGCAGTACTCCACCTCGGGCATCTGCGCGAGCTGGGCGCGGAACTGGCGCCACATCTGCTGCCGGACGGTCACGAAGATCAACGCGGTGATGCCGAGACCTGCGCGGACATGATCGATCTCCGCCGTGAACCGCTTGATCGCGCCGTCGGCGCGCAGCGCCTCGAACCGCGTGTAGGCGTTCGCCCGCGAGATGCCGACCCGTTCGGCGAGGGCCGCCACCGAGATCCTGCCGTTCTCGCGCAGCACCTCAAGGATCTTCAGGTGGGTCGCGTCAAGCTCCAGGCCGATGCCGATCCGTCCAGGTTGGCCGCCCTCCTGGCCCGAGTTCCTTGACATTTCGGTCATCCCCATACCCCTTACGTCAGTTTCGTCTCAGCTTAGCCTCATGAACTGGACTTTCTGCCGGACAATCCTGGACGATCGGCGACCAAACGTCTACATGGCCCATTTTCGGAGGACACAGAATGGCGATCCGTTCACGGCGCCCCGGCGCGAAGGCAGCTCTGCTGCCGGTGCTGCTCACCGGCGCCCTCGCCCTTGCCGCCTGCTCCAGCGGCGGTTCGTCCACGACGTCCCAGAACGGTGGCACCACCGCCGCCGCCAAGACGCTCGTGATCGACACCTCCTTCGACCTCAAGACGGCCGACCCGGGGCGTACCTACGAGCCGACCGGCCTGATCATCGGTAAGGCCGCCTACGAGACCCTGCTCACGTTCGAGGGCTCCGACGTCACCAAGCCGGTGCCGGCCCTCGCCGAGTCGTTCGAGCTGTCGGCCGACGGCAAGGTGCTCACCCTCAAGCTCCGCCAGGACGCCACGTTCGCCGACGGCTCCCCCGTCACCGCAGACGACGTCGTCTTCTCGCTGAACCGCGTGCGCGACATGAAGGGCACGCCGTCGTTCCTGCTCGACGGCGTGGAGGTGGCCAAGTCCGGCGCGGAGACGATCACTCTGACGTCGAAGAACGCCAACCCGGCGCTGCCGTACATCCTGCCCAACCCCGCGCTGGGCATCCTCAACTCCAAGCTCGCCAAGGAGCACGGCGCCACCGCCGACACCGGCG comes from Streptosporangium roseum DSM 43021 and encodes:
- a CDS encoding Lrp/AsnC family transcriptional regulator yields the protein MTEMSRNSGQEGGQPGRIGIGLELDATHLKILEVLRENGRISVAALAERVGISRANAYTRFEALRADGAIKRFTAEIDHVRAGLGITALIFVTVRQQMWRQFRAQLAQMPEVEYCAITTGQHDAMIQVRVTDVAAVHAMVTDRLANIPAVKATETVFILDEVLRRPYVLPSDRGPARSSRRPPADPAAGSAKSTGPARSAGPSGAAGPAGSAGSTGAEVPLGMMRFVGAAEGRAQLQQDV